CTCCTCAGCAATGAGGTTCTTGTCACCCTTTAGCAGGGCTTCAGCCAGCTCTCCAACCTCCTCCACAAACCATGTGAACGTCGCATATAGCCCTCGAGCATTGTCACGCTCGTAGAAAGCCTTCCTCATAGCCTCTTGTGCACATCTCAGGCTAACCATAATCACGACACCTCTTGACACTGAGCACCCTGCTACGCTTACAGAGCGCCTTCTACCATCAGAGAAACTCATCAGACTCACAGGGCTGTAAGAGAAGGCTAGACTATGTTGAACACTATGACACTTGCTATGAAGCCTAGCGTTATGAGCATTATGTGGAGCGGCTTAAGCCTTACGACAGCATCCTCCTCACTAAACGCCAAGAGGCCAGCAGCACTAAACACAGCCGGCGACGTATCCTTGGTCTTCTCCTTCTCGTTGTCGCTACGGCTACGCCTCCTAGCCCTAGCCACTGCTCCCCCCAGACTAGGCTAGTTCTTAGCTAGCCCCTCCTTAAAACTGGCGGGAGACTACTAGCCCCACTCTGGGCCCACTCCACAGGAAAGCTAGGGGTCGTATGACGAACTGTTTCACAATAAGAACGAAATATTCAGCACTAGCATGCACCAATGGTTGACTCTGGCACCCCTCAACTTCTAGTGCAGACAATACAGCATACAAGGATGAACTGGTAACTGCATAGCAATTGCAACGCTACTCTAGTTTATACAAACAGGCAAGTTTAAATAAGGGCCTATAAAGGATATGCGATGTAAATCCATTGTCCAATAATCTGATTCACAACTTGAATGCAAACTGCAATATGTATGTGAGTTCACAATTGTAACTCAGAGCTTCTGTCTACAGGCAATTGGGGGGTGCCAGGGTGTTTCCATGTGCTACAGCTGGCAGTGATCTTAGAGTCATTGCTGCCGTGATGGGTTTCAGTGTCTTGTGGCCCTATGGTGGGCTGGAGTGGAAGCTGAGGGGTTGTTTACCCTATTATAAACTAATGGTGTCGGAATGGATGGGGGTTGAGGGTGGCTCTAGGCTCTTTGATGGGTGTAGAGGTCTCTCTGGCGGCTTCATAAGGTGGTGGAATGCTGCACGTGGAGGATAGAGTATGACGTTACGTCCCGATGGTATTGTTGCTGTGCAGCCTCCAGCACGTAGCGATGCTGGCTCGAGTATTCGTAGATACTCAGCGTTGAGGGTTAGTTTGTCAGTGTGTGGCTTAACCTGACCCCCAACCTCGACTAGTGTGCCGCGGGGCAGTTTGAGGACATGGTTTCGCAGCCTCCCCGTTTCCCTGTAGAATGCAGTATCTATGCATGTGTTGTTGCATAGCCGGACTATCACGTGGCCTCCAGGTATAGGCTTTGTGTCCTCTATCACGCCACAGACTATGGCGTTGTCGTAGGGTCTTACACGTTCTATCTCCTTTCTCTGGAGGTGTGCATTGGTAGCTTGATTAGTCCTGAATATTGTCCAATGGCTAGGTTCCTCCTCCACATCGATGATCTTCAGTGCTTTTAACAATATGTGTGGCTCCTCACCCCGCACGCCATAGAGAACAGGGTCGAAGCCGTGTGGCGCTATTAGCGGTTTGGACTGTTCATAGTCGTAGTTTAGGAATGTTAGGGGCCGAGTTTTCAAGTCGAACTCTATAATGCTGTCCTCGTCTATTCTGCGAGGTTCGGACCACATTCTGGGCTTTCTGTAGACTATGAGTTCGAATGTGTGGTCAGTTATTAGATCGGCTCCAAGGGCGGCTAGTGCCCCTACTAGGCCCCGATGTGTAGAGCCGTGTAGGGCTATGAGCTTGGTCTTTCCATCTTCCCTAATACTCTCCAAGCAGTTCATAGCGGTCTTCAGAGGTACGAGTTCGTGTACGGCCCTGCGGTATAGTTCCACGAGGCAGTGTGGCCTAGCAGTAATGTAGTCTTGGAGGTTATCGGCATGGTAAAGTAGTATCGCGACAAAGCTCTCCTTACCTGTAGACCCATAGGCCTTGGCGAGCCTTGAAGTTACTTCTTCAGCTACTCTGCGAGCCTCGTCCTCACGGTCAACAGATACTAGGAGTGCGGTGGCACCATTGCCCCTGGTCTTCCATGGTACAGCCGGGTTTAAGCGGACAAGCCATGGGTAGTCAGCGAGTCTATAGCCATGAATCGACAGGGTGTATGCAAGTATTGAGGTGAAATGGGTTGTACAACCAGCTAGGGGGGTATCAAAGCTATCAATACCTATTGCGAGGAGCATCGGCTCTAGCCCATCCTCCTGAATGCTCAATCTGTGTACTGCGGAGGGCCTGGATAAAAGGGGGTGAGGCTTTGGGCGAATCTCCTTGCTGCATAGTGGCTATTTCTTTTCGCTCTCGTTTACAACTATCATTGTAAGTGTTGAGCGTACATAAGGTGATGATCTTACGTGTTTGTATACTATCTCTCTAAGCTGGTCCATATCGTCAGTCTCTATCACCGCTACAATATCGTATAGGCCGTAGACCATGTATACAGCCTTAACCTGGGGCAACTCCTTTAGCTTCTCGAAAACCTTCTCGTCGGTTCCCATCTCGGTGTTTATAAGTAGTACAGCCTTGACCATGAAACTGTACACCTCGGCTATGCAGTATGGTAGGGGTGGTCCTACCAGATTTAGGTTAGATAGATTCGGGCCAAATTTATCCTCCTACGGGTAGGCGTGACTGACAGTATCGTGCGCTGGAGGGGCTGTGAAGGGTATTGCGTAGCGGTGTGAGGCTATACGCTGTATACCTTAGACAAGACAACCCGAAGTACAATACGGTTGCAAAGCTGGTACGGCATGGCGTTGTCTCGGAGGTGCGTGCGCCGCCCAGAGGTGTTGTTGTGCTTGACCCCTTCTCTCCAACACCAATATCGGTATCGGATAGAGGGCTGATCGAGAAGAGCGGGCTTTGCGTGATAGATGGCTCGTGGCGCCGCGTCAGCAGCTATCTCCGGAGGCTACGCCGCGTTGTTGGTAGAAGGCTTCCCCTGCTCCTAGCAGCTAATCCAGTAAACTATGGTAGGCCCTTCCTCCTCAGTAGTGCTGAGGCGCTCGCAGCAGCACTATATATCGCAGGATTTAGAAGCATAGCTGAGCAGCTACTATCATTCTTCAAATGGGGCCCAGAATTCCTAAGGCTTAACAAACAGTTGCTCGAGAGATATGAAGGCAAGACATCCACGGAGATAGTTGGTGAGGAGTGCCGCCTCATAAGCAGTATGACGGGCTTAGAGATTGGAGACTGTGATGCTGCTAGACTTGTTGAGATCTATGGCAGAATAGTTGAGGACTACATAGGGGAGAGGTAGGGATAGTACAGGATAATTGGTTGGTGCGGGGGGTGGGATTTGAACCCACGCAGGCCTACGCCAGCGGGTCCTCAGCCCGCCCCCTTTGACCTGGCTCGGGCACCCCCGCAGCCGCTGCCGGGGGCTGGATTGCCGTCCATTATTTTGGTGGCAGACTGGTCTGGGGCTTAAAACTATTGCTCTATGGTGTTGGTGGTGGTGTGTGTTTGTGTGCTAGCAGTTCCGCTATGGTGTCTGATATTCGTTCCAGTAGTCTCCTTGTACGTGGTGTTGGAGGTAGGTTGTGGAGTAGTTTCTCGAGGCTCAGCCATATACTCTCGGCTATCGTTTCTAGGAGCCTGGTTCTTGTTTCCTCGTCTATGTTGAGTAGGAGCCTGCACAGAGTCTCAGAGCTTGGTGCAAGGGTTCCATGTACGTACCGTGATACTGCTGCGGAAGAGACGCCCATGAGTTCTGCAACGTCTTTTGCAGCATAGCCTGATTCTATGGTTTCGGCTACGAGTCGCTGTCTTGCCGTAGGTGGTAGGAGTTGTAGGAAGCTGCAGAGCTCTGTGTGGTTCATGGCTATCCGTCTAGGCTATGTGAGGCCTAGGTGTTCAAGTATCTTGTGATAGTTTTGGATAGTGGGGTTCAGCTTGTATTGTTTCAACAAGCTTCTTAACACTTTATCTCTGGGCTCGACTATAATGATGCTCCTTATCCACTGGATCCTCATGAGGCCTCCGATGAGCTGTGTTAGGTTCTGGGGGTTCTCGTGTAGTGTTGCTGACTCGAAGTCTATTATGTAGGGCTCACATGTGTTATGCTCGACTAGGACCTGCTCTCCAGGTCTTGCTAGCTCATTATGCCTTATTCCAAGCCTGTCCAGGGTAAATGTTTTCCAGAGCAGCCTCTTCAGCGCTAGTCTTCCACAAGTCTTGTTGTCTGGCTTGTAGTCTCCTAGCGTGTTGCCTCTAACAAGCTCCATGAGTATGATCGTTCTTGAGGCAGCGTACAGCCGTGGTGATACTCCTGCCCAGCCCGTAACGGCTAGGATTGCGGCCTCCCAGAGTAGGCTTCTCCTCCTACTCTTAGGGTGTAGTATTTTCGCTGCAGCAACGCCTGCTGCTGTAGCTGCTGCTGCTACGACTGCGCTCCATCCCCTGCCCAGCAGCTTGAGCTTGCCCAGTATAGTGTTGCCGAGGGGTATGATTCCTCTGATTCCTAGGGAGTTAGCGTCGTGTATGAGCCTATGGCACTCTGGTGACTCCATGCTCACGCTATAGTAGCTACAGATTATTTCTATGGCTTTTGCGAGTGGTATAGCCTCCTCATCCAGGCTGGCTTCTTCACGGCTAAGCTGGCTAGGCATTCCAGCTCACACTCCTCAATCCTCCTCTCCAGGAGGCCCTGAAGTAGCGGGTGGAC
This DNA window, taken from Hyperthermus butylicus DSM 5456, encodes the following:
- a CDS encoding MazG nucleotide pyrophosphohydrolase domain-containing protein codes for the protein MVSLRCAQEAMRKAFYERDNARGLYATFTWFVEEVGELAEALLKGDKNLIAEEIGDVIAWALSIANLVGVDAEEAFKKKYGAELGSVSCTGTGGEESSAS
- a CDS encoding Thr/Ser protein kinase, whose amino-acid sequence is MPSQLSREEASLDEEAIPLAKAIEIICSYYSVSMESPECHRLIHDANSLGIRGIIPLGNTILGKLKLLGRGWSAVVAAAATAAGVAAAKILHPKSRRRSLLWEAAILAVTGWAGVSPRLYAASRTIILMELVRGNTLGDYKPDNKTCGRLALKRLLWKTFTLDRLGIRHNELARPGEQVLVEHNTCEPYIIDFESATLHENPQNLTQLIGGLMRIQWIRSIIIVEPRDKVLRSLLKQYKLNPTIQNYHKILEHLGLT
- a CDS encoding Lrp/AsnC family transcriptional regulator, with protein sequence MVKAVLLINTEMGTDEKVFEKLKELPQVKAVYMVYGLYDIVAVIETDDMDQLREIVYKHVRSSPYVRSTLTMIVVNESEKK
- a CDS encoding DUF367 family protein; its protein translation is MRSGVRLYAVYLRQDNPKYNTVAKLVRHGVVSEVRAPPRGVVVLDPFSPTPISVSDRGLIEKSGLCVIDGSWRRVSSYLRRLRRVVGRRLPLLLAANPVNYGRPFLLSSAEALAAALYIAGFRSIAEQLLSFFKWGPEFLRLNKQLLERYEGKTSTEIVGEECRLISSMTGLEIGDCDAARLVEIYGRIVEDYIGER
- a CDS encoding SEC61-beta family protein; translated protein: MARARRRSRSDNEKEKTKDTSPAVFSAAGLLAFSEEDAVVRLKPLHIMLITLGFIASVIVFNIV
- a CDS encoding TiaS agmantine-binding domain-containing protein is translated as MSIQEDGLEPMLLAIGIDSFDTPLAGCTTHFTSILAYTLSIHGYRLADYPWLVRLNPAVPWKTRGNGATALLVSVDREDEARRVAEEVTSRLAKAYGSTGKESFVAILLYHADNLQDYITARPHCLVELYRRAVHELVPLKTAMNCLESIREDGKTKLIALHGSTHRGLVGALAALGADLITDHTFELIVYRKPRMWSEPRRIDEDSIIEFDLKTRPLTFLNYDYEQSKPLIAPHGFDPVLYGVRGEEPHILLKALKIIDVEEEPSHWTIFRTNQATNAHLQRKEIERVRPYDNAIVCGVIEDTKPIPGGHVIVRLCNNTCIDTAFYRETGRLRNHVLKLPRGTLVEVGGQVKPHTDKLTLNAEYLRILEPASLRAGGCTATIPSGRNVILYPPRAAFHHLMKPPERPLHPSKSLEPPSTPIHSDTISL
- a CDS encoding helix-turn-helix domain-containing protein translates to MNHTELCSFLQLLPPTARQRLVAETIESGYAAKDVAELMGVSSAAVSRYVHGTLAPSSETLCRLLLNIDEETRTRLLETIAESIWLSLEKLLHNLPPTPRTRRLLERISDTIAELLAHKHTPPPTP